The Erigeron canadensis isolate Cc75 chromosome 1, C_canadensis_v1, whole genome shotgun sequence genome segment GTTAGGGGAAGGGATAAGTTAGAAACTGTAAAAGGTTCAAGATTAAGAGATGtgctaacaaaacataattcTCATTTTACCCCTCTTCTCGAAGTAGCTCTTCAAGTATCGTTTCGAGCCCTGAAAGTGGCTCAATGACATAATCGGTGGTGCCATCTGAACTAGAATTACTCGAATCATCCTGCATATAAAGACGGACCCGTTCATTAACAAATGAAGACAAATGATGGACTGCTATAAGATCAGATGTTAGGATTGACTGGTTTAATATGGGAAAGAAAAGATGAAAACTACACATCATACCTGAGGAATGACTTTTTCCAAAGTTTCCAGTAGTGGATCTTCCTCCAGTTGCTTTATTGACAATGTAATTCTTGATTTATTCCTACAAGATACTCACAAATCAGAAGACCACATGTTCGATAATGGAAAGTTTGCAGAAATAAGTGAAACTAGTTCATTAAaatcattttctttcattaGTCTTTTTAAAATCGAGTCTATTTCCATGTTCAGTTAATTGGACTCAATATACGAGAAAATGATACGATGACCACACCTTCAACATCATATAGTGTCAACTATAAAAAAGTCACTACCTATCAACACCGATGACTTTGACCTTCACATCTTCACCCTCGTTCAGAATATCTCTAACATCTTGGACTAAATCCCATGACACCTCCGACACATGTACAAGCCCAGTTAGATGATAAGACACTGCATCAGATTTCCGATTGCATTAGTATAAGCTACAATATTTAAACTCTCAATGGAAAAACTCTGACCTAAGTGGCTAAGCCCAAACTCCTAACCGTCTGGGAACTGCAAGTGAGCAAAGGCACCGTAGTCTTCCACCGAGCCAACTTTGGCTTGATATATGTTTCCAATTTTTACAAAATTGGAATATTTTGACCAAGCAGCTTCTTTTTCAGAAAATATCAGTTTCCTCTTCTCCTCTTCAGCATGAATCACCTACTCATTCGTATTTCATATCTATCCATGTTAGTATCATGATGCAATTATCTGGTATTACTTGCACATGGGAATTCAAAGTAGAAGAAAGCTTGTCTCGTGTTTTATTATGCAATGggatatatcttttaaaaaaagtacCTTCACAGAAATGAGAGAACCAGCTAAAGCTTTTGCTATCTCTTGTATGGGCTTGTCCGGTTCTGCATATTGACCACAAAGTGCTATTAGCAACTACAAATAAAGTTATTTGTGACAGCATATCCTTTTCCAAGTTGACATCCATGGGTTCAACCTTGACTTGGTAATTGACTGGGTTCTCCACATTACGAAACCTGGTTATTTTTCGGTCTCAAATCTCATCAAGGAAATAAAGATAGGCGATATCTCTGTCTAAGGAGATAAAGATGGACCCTTACCATACAAGAATTGAGCAAACACTGAATAAATCAAGTCGGAAGCCAGGAGGTTAGGGGTATTTCAATGTACGTTTTATAAGTGAAATTATAGTTTGAGATTTGGAATCAGATGATCAGTGGCTTAAACATAACTATAATTAGAAAAGTAATGACATTACGGTAACTATTTAATTTGGAAATTTCTTATTAAATAAACCTTTTTGTCTCTGTAtaatgttttgttgtttttgagaATTCTACATAACAAGATCCGAGCAACGCAATCAAGATCACATGAAAATCTAGCTGCAATCATGTAAGTTAAAAAGTTTTTGTAAGCACTTGACCTTGGTTCTATGTATTATTTTGATCATCCATAACAATAtaacatgaatatatatatatatgaatagcAATGACTAAAATGTGAAAACACCGCATACCTTTGCAAGAATGAGATGGGCTCAATAGTGGACATGGAAGAAACCCAACGAGAGAATAAAACCGAATCAACAAACCACCACCATTGGATCCTTCAACTCTTCCTTGATACACAATTCCATAATCTAAATGAGCTCTTGCTGCCTTCCAATCCGCAGATCTCTACTTCTTTGCAGAAACAAAGTTTTAGATACAAATTTTGAATACAACCAAAATAATTTCTTCATGTTCATATAATTCTTCACACATAGGGTTTCTCTGTATctctttcattttaatttttataagggGTACTCATATGAGTTTTCCGATGTATGTTTTTCCATTTCCAATCTATTTGTCACACGATTAGAATCAGGAAAAACCTACAAACTTGTTCTCGAATTCTTATTAATATAGTCCTAAATGAAGTTCCCTACAAGTACTTGTTCTCTACTTCTTTGCAGAAACAAAGTTTTAGATACAAAATTTGAGGCCagacattttataatttcttcaTGTTCATATAATTTTTCACGCATTGAGGGTTTCTCTGTATttcttcattttaaattttttaaagggTATTCATATGAGTTTTCCAATGTATATTTTTCCATTTCCAATCTATTTGTCACGTGATTAGAATCAGGGAAAAGCTACAAATTTTATTAGAGACTGATTTGGTATGGTAATCTATCAAAGAGTCAAAGGTAATATGGACTAAAAACAATGTTTTATGGACTAAATTTCAGTCTCTAAACGTATATATTAGTAACTGATCTAACACAGTTTTTGCAACTaactttcatttatatattaaaggCATTAGGGACTGAAATAATATGGTACCAGTCTATAGAAATAAGGactgaatttttttatttagagaCTGATCTTTTGTCCTTGTTGGTTCAATACAACAAGGACTGATTTTTAGTTGATAACGTCACTTTTCGTAACTAAGCTCTAGTAACTGATTAGTAACTAGCAAAATCAGTCTTTGTTACACCATTGGTAACTGATCATGGGGTATCCGAGACTGATTTTTCAGTCTCCAAAAGCCTGTTTTTTTGTAGTGATCCCATTATTGATATGATGTCAAATGAAGGCAGAATTCAATATTCTTCTTCGCAAATATCTTGTGAAAATTCTATCCCTAaacccattgctcctcagctAGAGACAGTGAAGCCTGCTGAACCTTTTAGGAGAAGCAGGGTCGCTGTCCCGTATGACTACAGTACTTCTCAGCGAGCAGTATCTGTTAGTCAGCCTGCTGACACACCTGTTCAAACAGAAGTTGCTGAAACTCCTGTATCTCAATCTTCTTTACCTTCATCCTCTTCTTCCTCATCTCATGATAAAAGTAAAGCTATTATGCATGAGAAATTATTAAAGAGGAGAATCAGGTTTGGTGATGCACGATTTTTGCATCCTTCTTCTGTTTATGTTCCAAGGGGAACATACCCTCCTCAGCAACTTGGACCTGCTCAGCAGGTTAGACCTTTTCAACATATGGGTCAGCAAGTTGCTCAGGTTCGTCCTCATCCTCAGCAAGCCAGACCTGTTTATCATGTCAGACCTGCTCAGCTTCCAGTATTTCCTCAGCAAGTAAGACCACCTCAGCAAGGTGGTCAGTGAGCTGCTCAAAATCCTTCTTCTAATGCTCAATCTAAGGGCAAATCTATTCTTGGTCCAATTCCTAAGTCTCTTCCTCGTCAGTCAAGGAAGAAAAAGGCTTCTTCTGGAGCTTCTACATCCACTTCTTATAACTCTGAAGTAAGTATGTTGACAAAACGGGTCAATGACTTATCTTCACAATTAAGGGATTTCTTGTTAAGTCAAAAACAAAATCCCAACAAGTGTTATCTCTGTGGAGAAAGGGGACATATTGTTGTTGAGTGCACTGAACAAGGTTCAATGAACTCACGTGATGTTGTCATTCACCCTAATCCACCATCTCCATCCGCTGCTACTTCTACTTCATCTACTGCTGAACAAGTTTCCTCAGCAGTATCTGATGACAACTCCACTTCTGCAACAATtctcagtgatactgaaatcgCTGATCTTATTGCTGCTCAACGAATATCTATTCCCCAGTTTTAAGAGATCATTACAAATGGTCATGATCGTATTCTGGTTGAATATGATGATGATCATCAAGTCACCAACATGACTGTTCTTGACTCTGGAAGTTCTGTCACTAATGTATCTCCTAATGATCTGTATACATTTGAAATGCCTCGTGACATACCAGCTCATCAACTGGTAGATTATTCGGTCGATGAAAATGCTGATCCTAGAGCTCCTCTTCCTCTTGAACCTCTTTCTTCCTTTACTGATGATATTGTCAGTGAGGAGCCTTCTAACTCTACCTAAATCCTTCTTATGTTATCGTGCAGGCCTCGCTAGGAAAagaagtgtggtatttggacagtggttgttcaaaacacatgactggatcCAAAGacctgctggataactatgtGGAGACCAATGGTCCCACAGTTGTGTTTGGCGACAACTCTACTGGCCAAACAGAAGGATATGGTTCTCTCTCCAATAGGCTGATAAAATTCACTAAGATTGCTTATGTGAATGGGTTAAAACATAACCTTATCAACAttagccaactgtgtgatgctGATTACAAAGTCATTTTggataagcatcaaggcacagTTATTAACATCAATAAAGAGATAGTGTTAGTCGCTCCTCAAAAAAGAGATGTCTACTTGGTAGACTTCACTCCTGTCAAAACTTTGCTTCTTCTCAAAAGCTGCTTCACAAAttaattggttatggcacaagcgtatgtcgcatgtgaatttcaaaaccattaaTTCATTGGCCAAGAAAAACCTTGTTCAAGGCCTTCCTCCTCTCACTTATGAGAAGGACAGGCTTTGTGGTGCCTGTGAAAAGGGTAAAAGCCACCGAGCCACTTTTAAAACGAAACAAGCAAACTCTATAAATGcttgttttcatcttcttcacatggacctttttggtcttGTGAATGTCCAAAGTATAAAAGGTAGTAGATATACCTTGgttattgtggatgaatattcacgatatacttggacaattttccttcactctaagagtgatgctgctgaggaaattataaaattcatcaaaaagaTTGAAAACCTCAACAGCATTTGTGTTAAAGAACTCATAAGCGATCATGGTACTGAGTtcagaaaccacactcttgaaagcTTTTGTGCTGACCTAGGGATTGCACAAAACTTCTCATCTGtaagaactcctgagcaaaatggagTAGCTGAGAGGCGTAATCGTACTCtcattgaagctgcaagaacaatgctcAGTGAGTGCACTCTTCCAAGCAAATTCTGGGCTGAAGCagtggcaactgcttgccatactCAAAATAGGTGTcttattgtcaaaagacatgataagactgcctatgaagttcTAAAGGGCAAGAAACCCCAAATCGGATATTTCCACATCTTTGGTTGCCCTGTTTTCATTCTTAATAATAAAGATCATTTGGGTAAGTTTGATCCAAAAGCTGATGATGGATATTTTCTAGGATATTCATCCATCAGCAAGGCATTTAGAGTTTTAAATACTCGAACTCAAAAAgttgatgaatcaattcatgttacttttgatgagAGTAATTCATCTTTGAATGATATTTCCTCTCCTTCATCAGCTGAAACAATAAATGATCTCGCTGATCCTATGGGGGAACCGGCGACTCATTCTGATGTATCTCCAACTCCTGTTGCTGATACCTCTACTTCTTCAATACCTGATGAGTATGTGGCTGCTCACATTTACTCAATTGATCCAGTAGAGCCTCTTCTAAGAAACATTAATGCCACTTCCATTAATGTCCCTCATTCTGAACCTCAGGCCACTGACACTAGTGCTGATGTCGCTGATGACATCTTTCATGATACCTCAGTGACTCCAATTCCTGAAGTCGCTGATGATGACACTTCTCAGCAAGAAGTGCCTCCAGACCTCAGTGACACTCCTGTCAGCATCCCTGAACCAACTCTAACTATAGATCTCTCTTCTTACTCTCTTCCCCAAGCTGATTTTACTACCACATTATCCGCTGTCACTCACTCTTCTTCAATACATACACCAGCACTCCAATGGACTGCTGATCATCCTTTAGACCATGTGATTGGTGATCCACTCAATGGTGTTCAAACCAGGGCAGCGACAAGTAATACTTGTCTCTATGTGAACTTTCTGTCTCAAATTGTGCCAACTAATATTGGTGAAGCAATGGTTGATCCTTCTAGGGTTCAATCTATGGAAGAAGAACTTACACAATTTGAACGAAATCATGTTTGGTTTCTTGTTCCTCCTCCTCCTAAGGAACCCATTGGTACTCGATGGGTTTATAGgaacaaaatggatgaaaatggtGTAGTTATTAGAAATAATGCAAGactggttgcacaaggttacACTCAAGCTAAAGAcattgactatgatgaaacctttgcacCAGTCGCTCGTCTTGAGGCCATTCATCTCTTACTTGCTCATGCTGCTTATAAGGGCTTTATCGTCTATCAGATGGACGTTAAGAGTGCTTTTCTTAATGGTGCTcttgaagaagaagtctatgttaaGCAACTTTCTGGTTTCGAGGATCCTAAGCACCCTGACTATGTATACAAGCTTaataaagctttatatggtcttaaacaggctccacgagcctggtatgacactctttcTACCTTTCTTTTTGATCATGGTTTTCAAAGGGGAACCATTGACAACACTTTCTTTATTTACAAAGAGTAAGCTCATGCactatatgtcgatgacattatttttggttcCCTTTTCACTAAACTATGCAAGAAGTTCAGTGCTCTCATGTCTAGCACTTTCGAAATGAGTATTATGGGTGAATTAACCTTTTTCTTAgggttacaaattaaacaactaCCCTCGGGTATTTTTTTCAATCAAGAAAAGTACATTCGAGATATGTTGCAAAAATTTGACTTCACCAATATTACTCCTAAATCCACTCCTATGTCCCCTCCAAATAATTTGCATGCTGACCCTGATGGGAAGTATGTAAATCCCACTCACTACAGAGGCATGATCGTGTAAGTCCCTCGGGTCTTATACTCTTATCGAACcgagattgacttaaggatatgtcgaggtgcggaaattcctcgagataacccacggtttatgTATCTTCCttatagatgatatatataacactatatatatatatatgtcttttacGTGATAATAAACACTCCGGGGAATGGCTCTCCGGATGCACCTTACCAACACGAGGTAACTTGCTATCTACGAGCCGTTTGgggccgggtgtgtgtttgcggttcgtgcgTGATTCGAGTACTACCCACAAGATCAACCgtgtgtgttcttggttttctctctctaggatttgctcgtttTTCTCACTACACTCTTGTTCGAACACGCATGacacacaccctctatttataagcaaaggctaggaacacgcaaatggctaTTTGCGTGTTCTAAAACTCGCAGGTCCATGCGTGTTTCCAAGCCCaggcccattagggttttggccatGTTTGCATGTTTCTGTGGGCATTGCAATCTTATGCgtgtttccacagaaactctcaaactaTTTGAGAGTTCTTAAGAGCAAGCatatttttgcttgtttcttatCAACTCTCAAATGCACCATTGAGTGTTCTAACTTTGATCAAGCAAGACTTATGCTTGATCATGAGAACTCTCCAAGTGAACACTTAGGATATGTGAGTAACTGTCTATACTGCTGTTAATACGCAGAACTGACTttgtactctgagttaatgtcttcACTGCAGTTCCCGACCTGCTCAGGACGCAGAACTGACATTAACTCGACTAATGCTTTCACTGCAGCACGAATACGCAGTACTAGCATTAACCGGACACATTTCAACTGCTGTGAATACGCAGTAACTGTGTCAACAATATTACCttattggaagtgtgtatatagGGCTAATGGTTTGACTGCTATAAATAAGCAGTGACACAAATGCCCTAACTTCCCTCTgtaagtacattaagttaatatctcgactgctgtaaatacgcagtcacaatattaacttaatgactcatTACATGtgatgtctaaaacctgcaaagtacaaataataaacatacatataaacataGGTTGTTGCCCGAAGGCTTACACAAGatatgccaaggtaatattaCGACAAACgataattacaagataattacaagacttgaaattatacacaaatatcaaacacatatctagaatgctcatgtcaccgagaatcatgcactaacagtctCCCCCTTGACATTAGCATCTAGATATGGCCTTCAAGTCCTCGTTTGTCATCCTAAGTGTGGCCAAGAAaccctcttcaggaacttcagGTTCTATACTTGCTAGACTTAGCTGATACCACCTGAGTAGATTGTTTCTGGAAACTGCTGCTTTATCAGATCCACAAATCTCTGAATCTCCTTAGGTTGTCTGGACTTGCTTGAGATGTTAATCCTTGCATCCAAACACTGGCATCATCTCCCCCTGAGATTCAGGATTTTCTGATCTTCTTGGGCAGCTCGTCCATGCCACCCATACACCCTCGGCATTACCCTGACAATGTTCAACCTGGTGTTATGGCACTGAACAAGTCATTGGTATTTCCGTCTCCGAGATCTGGTGATAGTGACACAGACGATGGTTTGTTGTTACAGTGGTTGTTGTAGTACTTGGTGTACATGACTCCTTCTTTTTGAGTCTTGTATCTAAACCAAGTATCTGGATCCAATCCTGAGAAGTGAATCGAATGACATGATCATCTACTGAAGCTCCagttctctgattttctccagAAGTATATCTTGTAGATGCCCTGATATGTGCAGTGAGAACCCTTCGAATTctgaagatttttttttattgatagtATACATGAAAGTGCGAACCAAGATCCATGATACGAAAACCAAAAATAAGACAAGTAATAACAGGAGATCCTCATGTATTTCTAACCTCAACTCGTACActaaataattagaaaatagaaaataccATCTATAGAGCTTTAGCTCGATCAAAATAGCTAAAATAGTTGAAAACGCCATTGTGAACACTGTACTGAGACGCCTTTTTAGAGACACCATCCCTAAGCCCTATCGTTGAAAGATTTCCAGAATAAGAACAAACGCAGCTGCTTGTACTTTGAAGTCATCCAAGGCAATCGAACAGGGATGATTGCAATGGATGTATCCTTTAGTCATCTGCATAAAGATATACACAACAAATCATTAGTAACAACGAACCGTGTCGAACTTCAAAGTTCTTAAACACTTCTTGAATCCCAGAAACACAATGTTTCATTAGCTGCAGAAGTGCTAAAAACTTTAACAATCGACGAGGAGACAATCTTTAAGGGTCTTAAATATATTCGAAGCCCTTAGAACTCTTAGTTCTATCGGCTCTGAAAATATTATCTGCCTTAATCATTGACAGGCTAGgttaaaattaagattttagATTAATATTCTAAGCCCCTGAAACTTTTAGTTTCACTGGCTTCAAGAAAAATAATCAATCTTAATTTTAAAACTAGCAAAATCAAGGTCTAAAGCTCTTAAACACTATCTATGCCCCAGAAACTTATTGTTTCATTGGCACAGAAAGGGTTATCTACTTTAAACGATGATATTATAAGGCATATGTTCTTTCTGACTATGTAAACATTTTCTCTTTGATAAATTTACAAGTCCTAGAATAAACAACAACCTTATATACACACATGTGGTGATATTACACACACATGGTGTCAAGTTTGACAAGTCAATGCGAGTTGTgtttcatgttttatttttcaaaaattttgtatttaaaaatttataagacATGAAACACGCATGTGCCCCACAACACGCAAATGGTGAAAAACACGCATATGAGTGTGTTTTGGCAACAAGAACTTGCAAAGGATGTTGACTGGTCAAATGCGTGTTCTTTTATCAAGAACACGCAAAACTGGATTTATTTGACGATTTGAAGATCTGGGTTCATAAGAACACGCAGATGATGAACACGCATATACTCAAGAACACGCATATGAGTATTCGTCCTTCACAAAAGTCAAACCAGTGATTTGAACCCTAAAAACTTACAAAAAGGACATCAAAAGTTTCCTAAATGCCCGATTCTTAAGTTTTTATGTTCCATTTCCTTGTCCATTATGAGAGATTAGTCCTTTTTAGTGTTTTTGTGACCGAACACAAAAGGTACTAAAACTTGACATTTTGACTCAAACTATGGATTTGGAAATCTTGTTAATCATATACCTTTGTTCAAAATGTGATAATGTTTGAGTTTCTGATCATCAGAAGATCAAACAACAAGTTTCGTGAATCACTTGAAAATGAGTATAGAGAATGCGCAcggtgtgtttgtgtgtgttttataaGAGACACGCATATGGCCAAATGCGTGTAGATCCCTTTATATAGACAAACAAACACGCGAAATTCTCATTTTCAAGAAACACGCATGTTTGGTACATAAAGTCAAACACGCAAATAAGTCAAACAACAAATGAAACACGCATTTGATGTAAATATGCAAAGTTAATCCAATTTGACTGCAATATACATGATTATCCCATTATGCTCAAAACTAGTATATGAGTCCAAATTGCATACTTTTCATATTATCAAGACTTATTTATCTTTGATTCACGGAACCTTGACTTTTAAACAGTCAACCTTCACAAACTTGATTATCACAACTAAAATCCACACAGAATTGTATTGAGCAAAGTATGATTAACAAAGAGAATTCTTTAAGGgacataataaaattaatataaaccgCTTTcttatattaacaatattatatttttccCAGTACAAAAAATCTCTAGATTTATTGTCACTTAACCATCttgcaaaataaaaattattaaattatgacTTATCACGTCAATAAATCAATAAGATTTAATGCACCATCTTTAAGTTTTGACAACAACAGCCATTGGACACACACAATGCTGtgaaataaattcaaatacaacaaagataAATGATACAAAATTAACCACCCTTAGTTAATTTCTCCATCATTATCTTGTCTCCGTTTGAATTTAATTGAGTTGTTATTAGGTAAGTATACTCTGCCTCCACTATAAGCTTGAGCTTTCTCCATTCCGGACTGGATTATACTCAATTTTCATATACTTGGGAGATCTTTTATCTTATCGGCTGACACACCTCCGAATAAGATAAATCAAACTGCAACCATATCAACTAACTCATGAGATCAATGCAATTAATGCAACTATCTCAAAAGAGGAATAAGTGAATTTTCAATATACTTAAACAAAATTAACTGATAATATACAATAGATTCTCACACTTAAGATTAGAATCTAAACAATTATCAGATTAattcatacaataagcatatttAATTCAATTATTCTTAGGAAATTGCAAATCAAGAATTTGTCAAATACATCAATTAAATGAttctgtttgacccattttgatCGAAACCTTAAGTTTTAAAACTTAACATTCCGTGCAATTTCATACCTTCTAATGTTACACTTTCTTCTTGTCACAGATCATATTGTGACTTGTGTTCTCCAGAGACACAACCAAGTTCCTTTGAATTCAGAAAATCTCTTATCATTGTCTCTTGAACCTTGTATTCTTCTTGATGAACAAGAACCTTACGGAGCATAAAGGTACAAGATCAATCACAGAGACTTTTAAATCAAAGTCGCTCCAATCAATCTTGTAATAGTCATGCTTAATACTGTTCTTGTGATATGCCTTACAAAGCATAATTCTTAGAAAGCTAATCACAGTAACTTTAGAGTCAAAGTTACTCTAATTTGCCTTAGAATAGTTATGCTTGGTCCGGCATAAGCAATATACCCTACTGAGCATGTAATTTAAAAGTCAATCACAGTATTCTTCATAGGTGAAGGTACTCTATCCAACCTTAGAATCAACATACTAAGTAAGATACATGCAATAGGTTCTAGAAGAAACAATTACTACTAAAGAGATCAgatatagcaaatgagtaaacttaaatgccatattGAGCAGTCATTTCTCTTGCAGTAACGATTTCCCCATTAAACCCTTATTACATTATTGTAGTCCATCTTCTGAACTTTCAACAATAATGTTCTAGAAAGAGCAATTACTACTAAAGAGATCAGGtatagcaaatgagtaaacttaaatgccatattGAATCATCATTTCTCTTGTAGTAacgaccccccccccccctttatctatttttgtgttttatttcCTGAGAAGAATGATTCTTGAGAAATAACAGCTTGAGAAGTTCTTATTCCATTTGAATGGACCAGAAACATGAAATATGATTGATCAACGAACTAAGtgtaaacattatatataattcaacaaTGCATATTCATCATTGGATAACATTGATTATTTGACAAAATAATCCAATTATCACAAATGATTTATTAATAGATATAGTAAAAACTTTAACTACACCCATCTATCTCAAGATTGCTCCtttataactaaattataaatcaacaatTATGAGACTTGCACTGAGAATCACAAAGGTAAATCATATAATTAGCTTAGTACGATAACCCATTATGTTATCTACAGAAATTGTGCCGAGAACTCAGTCACCGATAACCAACAAAACGTGATCTTCCTTGACTAGGTTCTTCGCACAAAAGAAGGGAATTAGTTTTCTTCATCAAGAACCCAGACCTTTTTTGTCCGGATTCTTCCTGAATCATCACGATATGCAAATTCTCCCCATCCACCTTTACCTAAAATCTGATTCAACTGACTAGAGTCATCCTTAATCCCTCTTTTCTGAGAGACCTTTGATGATTCTTCGACTTGAAAGCTTCAATGAGTTGATCTAAAATCGTTTCCACTTCTTCCAGCAAATCGATCATAATATGTACTATGATACTCAGAGTGCTTAGCATGAAGAT includes the following:
- the LOC122609297 gene encoding 30S ribosomal protein S1-like → MKEIQRNPMCEELYEHEEIILRSADWKAARAHLDYGIVYQGRVEGSNGGGLLIRFYSLVGFLPCPLLSPSHSCKEPDKPIQEIAKALAGSLISVKVIHAEEEKRKLIFSEKEAAWSKYSNFVKIGNIYQAKVGSVEDYGAFAHLQFPDVSYHLTGLVHVSEVSWDLVQDVRDILNEGEDVKVKVIGVDRNKSRITLSIKQLEEDPLLETLEKVIPQDDSSNSSSDGTTDYVIEPLSGLETILEELLREEGIIDVKVTRQGFEKRVVSQDLQLCLSNAPPNGNQFTLLARAGRQAQEIQLVTSLDQDGIKTALQRLLERVP